The following are encoded in a window of Ferribacterium limneticum genomic DNA:
- a CDS encoding 5-carboxymethyl-2-hydroxymuconate Delta-isomerase encodes MPHLTLEYTRNLSDFDPTVALAAINAAAFDSGLFGEPDIKSRAIGLDCFQIGVLPGARGFIHIRIALLAGRSDEERQHLAEAVLAALNATVNRKKGMEIQLSVETVDLDRASYAKAVIDG; translated from the coding sequence ATGCCCCATCTGACGCTTGAATACACCCGCAACCTGAGCGATTTCGATCCGACCGTGGCGCTCGCCGCGATCAATGCGGCGGCCTTCGATTCCGGCCTGTTCGGCGAGCCGGATATCAAGAGCCGGGCCATCGGTCTCGATTGCTTTCAGATCGGCGTTCTGCCCGGCGCGCGCGGCTTCATCCACATCCGCATTGCCCTGCTGGCCGGGCGCAGCGACGAGGAACGGCAGCATTTGGCCGAGGCCGTGCTGGCGGCGCTGAATGCCACGGTCAACCGGAAAAAAGGCATGGAAATCCAACTCAGCGTCGAAACGGTCGATCTCGACCGGGCCAGCTACGCCAAGGCCGTGATCGATGGCTGA
- a CDS encoding PAS domain-containing sensor histidine kinase → MFANLHQLSHHAAWRRQLEMILESTGDGIYGIDLHGRCIFINEAGAEMLGYTPDEVLGRSMHYLIHHSHADETLMPVHECRIYKAFQEGHGIRVDDEVLWRREGSSFPAEYASYPIRDGDTVVGAVVTFNDITERKRTEKLLQEAHDQLEKRVRERTAELTAAHDHLRQSHESLRRLSAHLNTVREEERRHIARDIHDDLGASLTALQLEMNWLRQRLGDDAAMRDKLDGMLDIGSHAMQAVRRILNDLRPGVLDHLGLWAALESLLLDFQKRSGLSCRYTCTPEIERCRLGRDAEIALYRIVQEVLTNVTRHAQAKQVQLDAHADNRDLVLSIADNGLGMRVPPQPTSFGLLGMRERTLELGGTLNIVSSPGDGTRVVLRLPNAIA, encoded by the coding sequence ATGTTTGCCAACCTGCACCAACTATCGCATCACGCCGCCTGGCGCCGCCAGCTAGAGATGATTCTCGAATCGACCGGCGACGGCATCTACGGCATCGATCTCCATGGACGCTGCATTTTTATCAACGAAGCCGGCGCCGAGATGCTCGGCTATACGCCGGATGAAGTGCTCGGCCGCTCGATGCACTACCTGATCCACCACTCGCACGCCGACGAAACCCTGATGCCGGTGCACGAATGCCGCATCTACAAGGCCTTCCAGGAGGGTCATGGCATCCGCGTTGACGACGAGGTACTGTGGCGGCGCGAGGGCAGCAGCTTCCCGGCCGAATACGCCTCCTACCCGATCCGCGATGGCGACACCGTGGTCGGCGCCGTCGTCACCTTCAACGACATCACCGAGCGCAAGCGCACCGAAAAGCTGCTGCAGGAAGCCCACGACCAGCTGGAAAAGCGCGTCCGCGAACGCACCGCCGAACTGACGGCCGCCCACGACCACCTGCGCCAGTCGCACGAATCGCTGCGCCGCCTGTCGGCCCACCTGAACACCGTGCGCGAGGAGGAACGCCGGCACATCGCGCGCGACATCCACGACGACCTCGGCGCTTCATTGACCGCCCTGCAACTGGAAATGAACTGGCTGCGCCAGCGCCTAGGCGACGATGCCGCGATGCGCGACAAGCTCGACGGCATGCTCGACATCGGCAGCCACGCCATGCAGGCCGTGCGCCGCATCCTCAACGACCTGCGCCCCGGCGTGCTCGATCACCTTGGTCTGTGGGCGGCGCTGGAAAGCCTGTTGCTCGATTTCCAGAAACGCTCCGGGCTGAGCTGCCGCTACACCTGCACGCCGGAGATCGAACGCTGCCGCCTTGGCCGCGATGCAGAAATCGCGCTCTACCGCATCGTCCAGGAAGTTTTGACCAACGTCACCCGCCACGCCCAGGCCAAGCAGGTCCAGCTCGACGCCCATGCCGACAATCGCGATCTCGTCCTCAGCATTGCCGACAACGGCCTGGGCATGCGTGTCCCGCCGCAACCCACCTCGTTCGGCCTGCTCGGCATGCGCGAACGGACGCTGGAGCTGGGCGGCACGCTCAATATCGTCAGCAGCCCAGGCGACGGCACGCGCGTCGTGCTGCGCCTGCCCAACGCCATCGCCTGA
- a CDS encoding ABC transporter ATP-binding protein yields the protein MTTHIDIRQVNKVFRTGEREVIALKEINLEIRQGEFVCLLGPSGCGKSTLLNAVAGFQPPSSGEIVIEGKKILKPGPDRGMVFQEYALFPWMTVAQNIAFGLEIQKKDKAEIELTVNQLLDLLHLTDFRDRFPKDLSGGMRQRVAIARVLALDSPIMLMDEPFGALDALTRRNLQDELLRIWEKLGKTILFVTHSIEESIYLADRIVVMTYRPGTVKRDQIVDMPRPRDPSSAAFNDLKRELGRLVMEEQERHANDEMKLAAVD from the coding sequence ATGACTACCCACATCGACATCCGCCAGGTCAACAAGGTCTTTCGCACCGGCGAACGGGAAGTGATCGCCCTCAAGGAGATCAATCTCGAAATCAGGCAAGGCGAGTTCGTCTGCCTGCTCGGCCCCTCGGGCTGCGGCAAATCGACGCTGCTCAACGCCGTGGCCGGCTTTCAGCCGCCATCGAGCGGCGAAATAGTCATCGAAGGCAAGAAGATCCTCAAGCCTGGCCCGGATCGCGGCATGGTCTTCCAGGAATACGCCCTCTTTCCGTGGATGACGGTGGCCCAGAACATCGCCTTCGGCCTCGAAATCCAGAAAAAGGACAAGGCCGAGATCGAGCTGACGGTGAACCAGTTGCTCGACCTGCTGCACCTCACCGACTTCCGCGATCGTTTCCCGAAGGATCTCTCCGGCGGCATGCGCCAGCGCGTTGCCATCGCCCGCGTGCTCGCCCTCGACTCGCCGATCATGCTCATGGACGAGCCGTTCGGCGCCCTCGACGCGCTGACCCGGCGCAACCTGCAGGACGAGCTGCTGCGCATCTGGGAAAAGCTCGGCAAGACCATCCTCTTCGTCACCCACTCGATCGAGGAGTCGATCTACCTGGCCGACCGCATCGTCGTCATGACCTACCGCCCCGGCACGGTCAAACGCGACCAGATCGTCGACATGCCACGGCCGCGCGATCCGTCGTCGGCCGCCTTCAACGACCTCAAGCGCGAACTCGGCCGCCTGGTCATGGAGGAGCAGGAACGCCACGCCAACGACGAAATGAAACTTGCTGCGGTCGACTGA
- a CDS encoding sensor histidine kinase codes for MNPNQVPRPAGRNRRTLLLLGAAVCFCLLLGGLTYRVFFGIHLDSDRHLSAQRLDAFALSLDATLARHESLPGLLALDPSLAALLRDPGNPQRIAAANAYLEAAQQGAAVAATYLIDAKGMTLAASNWRLPHSFVGHNYAFRPYFRDALKNGLGRFYGVGVTTGEPGYFLAAPVREQGKALGVIVLKVGLEAMEQAMAGAGETLLLADADGIVFLSSDRQLHYRTLAPLSAAVSARLAETQQYGNQAIRPLATRTIPLNASEPIRLALPEQAPREWLIHARPVGNSGWQVVQLGDPGEARSTATAAATAVAFATAFLLGVAAHFRQRSRRREELRRIYAELETRIAERTADLTEQIAALESTKAILRETRDAAVQAGKLATLGQMSAGISHELNQPLAALQTFADNASALLARSRYDEVAENLQMISELVDRTGRIVRQLKTFARKEAPTPQAVTVTSAIEHALMIVEPRRREIGARIAVAPSAPDLLVVAEAGRLEQILVNLLRNGLDAMAGQPEPVLDVATRRDGDAVSIAVSDHGAGLSDDARSHLFEPFYTTKPAGEGLGLGLALSLTIAESYGGTLSAHNAPEGGAVFVLSLPSAGETNAPSDA; via the coding sequence GTGAATCCCAACCAAGTCCCCCGCCCGGCCGGGCGAAATCGCCGCACCCTGCTCCTGCTCGGTGCGGCGGTTTGTTTCTGCCTGCTGCTCGGCGGGCTGACCTACCGCGTCTTCTTCGGCATCCATCTGGACAGCGACCGGCATCTGTCCGCCCAGCGCCTCGACGCCTTTGCTCTGTCGCTCGACGCCACGCTGGCCCGCCACGAATCGCTGCCCGGCCTGCTCGCCCTCGACCCGTCGCTCGCCGCGCTGCTCCGCGACCCGGGCAACCCGCAACGGATCGCCGCTGCCAACGCCTACCTTGAAGCCGCCCAGCAGGGCGCCGCGGTCGCCGCGACCTATCTGATCGACGCCAAAGGCATGACCCTGGCCGCCAGCAACTGGCGCCTGCCGCACAGCTTCGTCGGCCACAACTACGCCTTTCGCCCCTATTTCCGCGACGCGCTGAAGAATGGCCTCGGTCGTTTCTACGGCGTCGGCGTGACCACCGGCGAACCCGGCTATTTCCTCGCCGCCCCGGTCCGCGAACAGGGCAAGGCGCTCGGCGTAATCGTCCTCAAGGTGGGTTTGGAAGCCATGGAACAAGCCATGGCCGGCGCCGGCGAAACACTGCTGCTGGCCGATGCCGACGGCATCGTCTTTCTCTCCTCGGACCGCCAGTTGCATTACCGGACGCTGGCGCCGCTCAGCGCCGCGGTCAGTGCCCGACTGGCCGAGACTCAGCAATATGGCAACCAGGCCATCAGGCCGTTGGCCACCCGGACGATTCCGCTCAACGCCAGCGAACCGATCCGCCTCGCCCTGCCCGAACAGGCGCCCCGCGAATGGCTGATCCACGCCCGGCCGGTCGGCAATTCAGGTTGGCAGGTCGTCCAGTTGGGCGACCCCGGCGAAGCGCGCAGCACGGCAACCGCCGCCGCCACTGCCGTCGCCTTCGCCACTGCCTTCCTGCTCGGCGTCGCCGCTCACTTTCGCCAGCGCAGCCGCCGGCGCGAAGAATTGCGCCGCATCTACGCCGAACTTGAAACCCGCATCGCCGAACGTACGGCCGATCTGACCGAGCAGATCGCCGCCCTCGAGAGCACCAAGGCGATCCTGCGCGAAACCCGCGACGCCGCCGTGCAGGCCGGCAAGCTGGCGACGCTGGGTCAGATGTCGGCCGGCATCAGCCACGAACTGAACCAGCCGCTGGCCGCCCTGCAAACCTTTGCCGACAACGCCAGCGCCCTGCTCGCCCGCAGCCGTTACGACGAAGTCGCCGAGAACCTGCAGATGATCAGCGAGCTGGTCGACCGCACCGGGCGCATCGTGCGCCAGCTCAAGACCTTCGCCCGCAAGGAAGCGCCGACGCCGCAGGCGGTAACGGTGACGAGCGCCATCGAACACGCGTTGATGATCGTCGAGCCGCGTCGCCGCGAAATCGGCGCGCGCATTGCCGTCGCTCCATCCGCGCCAGATTTGCTGGTCGTCGCCGAAGCCGGTCGGCTGGAGCAGATACTGGTCAACCTGCTGCGCAACGGGCTGGACGCCATGGCCGGTCAGCCGGAACCGGTGCTCGACGTGGCGACCCGGCGCGACGGCGACGCCGTCAGCATCGCCGTCAGCGATCATGGCGCCGGCCTGTCGGACGACGCCCGCAGCCACCTCTTCGAGCCTTTCTACACCACCAAGCCGGCCGGCGAAGGCCTCGGCCTCGGCTTGGCCCTGTCGCTGACCATCGCCGAAAGTTACGGCGGCACGCTGAGCGCGCACAATGCGCCCGAAGGCGGCGCCGTTTTCGTGCTGAGCCTGCCTTCTGCTGGAGAGACCAATGCCCCATCTGACGCTTGA
- the urtA gene encoding urea ABC transporter substrate-binding protein, with amino-acid sequence MSNRRNFIKATVLAAALSTIGMAAHAADTIKVGVLHSLSGTMAISETALKETVLMTIDEINKSGGVMGKKLEPVVVDPASNWPLFAEKARQLLTKDKVAVTFGCWTSVSRKSVLPVYKELNGLLFYPVQYEGEELEKNVFYTGAAPNQQAIPAVEYLMSKDGGEAKRFVLLGTDYVYPRTTNKILRAFLKSKGVADADIMEDYTPFGHSDYQTIIAKIKKFASEGKKTAVVSTINGDSNVPFYKELGNAGLKATDVPVVAFSVGEEELRGVDTKPLVGHLASWNYFMSLKNPENDKFVKLYRDWAKKAKLPNADKVVTNDPMEATYIGIHMWKQAVEKAKSTDTDKVIAAMAGQTFKAPSGIMSKMDEKNHHLHKSVFIGEVKADGQFNVVWKTPGPVKAQPWSPFIAGNDKKKDEPEMK; translated from the coding sequence ATGAGCAATCGTCGCAACTTCATCAAGGCAACCGTTCTTGCCGCCGCCCTGTCGACCATCGGCATGGCCGCCCATGCCGCCGACACCATCAAGGTCGGCGTGCTGCATTCCCTGTCCGGCACCATGGCCATTTCCGAGACCGCGCTCAAGGAAACCGTGCTGATGACCATCGACGAAATCAACAAGTCCGGCGGCGTGATGGGCAAGAAGCTGGAGCCGGTCGTCGTCGACCCGGCTTCCAACTGGCCGCTGTTCGCCGAAAAGGCCCGCCAGCTGCTGACCAAGGACAAGGTTGCCGTCACCTTCGGTTGCTGGACTTCGGTTTCCCGCAAGTCGGTGCTGCCGGTTTACAAGGAACTCAACGGCCTGCTCTTCTATCCCGTCCAGTACGAAGGCGAAGAGCTCGAAAAGAACGTCTTCTACACCGGCGCCGCGCCCAACCAGCAAGCCATCCCGGCCGTCGAATACCTGATGTCCAAGGACGGCGGCGAAGCCAAGCGCTTCGTGCTGCTCGGTACCGACTACGTCTATCCGCGCACCACCAACAAGATCCTGCGTGCCTTCCTGAAGTCCAAGGGCGTTGCTGACGCCGACATCATGGAAGACTACACGCCGTTCGGCCACAGCGATTACCAGACCATCATCGCCAAGATCAAGAAGTTCGCCTCGGAAGGCAAGAAGACGGCCGTCGTCTCGACCATCAATGGCGACTCCAATGTGCCGTTCTACAAGGAACTCGGCAACGCCGGCCTGAAGGCCACCGATGTGCCGGTCGTCGCCTTCTCGGTCGGCGAAGAAGAACTGCGCGGCGTCGATACCAAGCCGCTGGTCGGCCACCTGGCCTCGTGGAACTACTTCATGTCGCTGAAGAACCCGGAAAACGACAAGTTCGTGAAGCTCTACCGCGACTGGGCCAAAAAGGCCAAGCTGCCGAACGCCGACAAGGTCGTCACCAACGACCCGATGGAAGCCACCTACATCGGTATCCACATGTGGAAGCAGGCGGTCGAGAAGGCCAAGTCGACCGACACCGACAAGGTCATCGCGGCCATGGCCGGCCAGACCTTCAAGGCGCCGAGCGGCATCATGTCGAAGATGGACGAAAAGAACCACCACCTGCACAAGTCGGTATTCATCGGCGAAGTGAAGGCCGACGGCCAGTTCAACGTCGTCTGGAAGACGCCCGGCCCGGTCAAGGCCCAGCCGTGGAGCCCGTTCATCGCCGGCAACGACAAGAAGAAGGACGAGCCGGAAATGAAGTAA
- a CDS encoding ABC transporter substrate-binding protein, producing MRYTTALKFALCAALVLADAAHAQLRVVQIAPLSGPLAETGRQVQQGAQLAFREANDAGGINGQKIVLETLDDAYKVDETLRLAREVAKRPEKPVALLGLVGTGNVAALIKEHVIDDIGVPVVGVRTGATALRQPTHPLVYHLRASYSAEVDKLIEVASTIGNSRFAVMYQDDPFGQDGLKALQQALDQRKLPLVASASYEKNTTKVEAAVDTLLKAPSISAIILVANSKATAAFVKAYREKGGLAQLYTLSVTNDREVVATIGARLARGLGITQVVPFPTSGVLPLTRGYQRLLAKYQPDGQPNVSSMEGYLYGKVLIEALRRAGPKPSRETLTKALAAGPFEFGGYQIKFPSGSHEGSDFVELTMIGAEGKLIR from the coding sequence ATGCGCTACACCACAGCACTGAAATTTGCGCTCTGCGCCGCCCTCGTTCTGGCCGATGCCGCCCATGCCCAGTTGCGCGTCGTGCAGATCGCCCCGCTGTCCGGCCCGCTGGCCGAAACCGGACGGCAGGTCCAGCAGGGTGCCCAGCTCGCCTTCCGCGAAGCCAACGACGCCGGCGGCATCAATGGCCAGAAGATCGTCCTCGAAACCCTCGACGACGCCTACAAGGTCGACGAAACCCTGCGCCTGGCCCGCGAAGTCGCCAAGCGGCCGGAAAAACCGGTCGCCCTGCTCGGGCTGGTCGGCACCGGCAACGTCGCCGCGTTGATCAAGGAGCACGTCATTGACGACATCGGCGTCCCTGTCGTCGGTGTCCGCACTGGCGCCACCGCCCTGCGCCAGCCGACACATCCCCTGGTCTATCACCTACGCGCCTCGTACAGCGCCGAGGTGGACAAGCTGATCGAGGTTGCCAGCACCATCGGCAACAGTCGATTCGCCGTCATGTATCAGGACGATCCGTTCGGGCAGGATGGCCTTAAAGCCCTGCAACAGGCGCTCGACCAGCGCAAGTTGCCGCTGGTGGCCAGCGCCAGCTACGAAAAGAACACGACCAAGGTCGAAGCAGCGGTCGATACCCTACTCAAGGCACCGAGCATTTCGGCCATCATCCTCGTCGCCAACAGCAAGGCAACCGCGGCCTTCGTCAAAGCCTATCGGGAAAAAGGCGGACTGGCCCAGCTCTACACCCTGTCGGTCACCAACGACCGGGAGGTGGTCGCCACCATCGGCGCCAGGCTGGCGCGTGGCCTCGGCATCACGCAGGTCGTCCCTTTCCCGACTTCGGGCGTCCTCCCGCTCACCCGCGGTTACCAGCGCCTGCTGGCGAAATACCAGCCCGACGGACAGCCCAACGTCTCCAGCATGGAAGGTTATCTCTACGGCAAGGTCCTAATCGAAGCCTTGCGCCGCGCCGGGCCGAAACCGAGCCGTGAAACGCTGACCAAGGCCCTCGCCGCCGGCCCCTTCGAGTTCGGTGGCTACCAGATCAAATTCCCCTCCGGCAGCCACGAAGGTTCCGACTTTGTCGAACTGACGATGATCGGCGCCGAAGGCAAACTCATTCGCTAG
- a CDS encoding ABC transporter substrate-binding protein, with product MNKTIRLALIAAFGVAVPFAAQAQTPDVVRLGNLKFAHYGAVSYMKEACGKYNLKVEERMFPKGPDIMPAIVAGEIDIAALASDGAISGRANGVPIVTVAGFAKGGARIVAGVDTGIKTLQDMKGKKVGVTRGGAHELLLYAELEKAGLTWSDKPGKDVQIVFLAFADLNQALAAKQIDAMNQSEPQSSQALNKKFGVEVMKPYSTAMGEPVRLLVMTEKMYNEKKDVAQRLLKCFVETTALFNKDTALADKYVRESMFKGQITAQDFKDAMDNADYTYDVTLEHIDITTDFMQKYGVGRMAKPPKAAEWVKLDLLQKAKADLKVK from the coding sequence ATGAACAAAACCATCCGCCTCGCCCTCATCGCCGCCTTTGGCGTCGCCGTGCCATTCGCCGCCCAGGCCCAGACGCCCGATGTCGTGCGTCTCGGCAACCTCAAGTTTGCCCACTACGGCGCCGTGTCGTACATGAAGGAAGCCTGCGGCAAGTACAACCTCAAGGTCGAGGAGCGGATGTTCCCGAAGGGTCCGGACATCATGCCGGCCATCGTCGCCGGTGAAATCGACATCGCCGCGCTGGCCTCCGACGGCGCCATCTCGGGCCGCGCCAATGGCGTGCCGATCGTCACTGTCGCCGGTTTCGCCAAGGGCGGCGCGCGCATCGTCGCCGGCGTCGATACCGGCATCAAGACCCTGCAGGACATGAAGGGCAAGAAGGTCGGCGTGACCCGCGGCGGCGCCCACGAATTGCTGCTTTACGCCGAACTCGAAAAGGCCGGCCTGACCTGGTCCGACAAGCCGGGCAAGGATGTGCAGATCGTCTTCCTCGCCTTCGCCGATCTGAACCAGGCGCTGGCCGCCAAGCAGATCGATGCGATGAACCAGTCCGAACCGCAGTCGTCGCAGGCGCTCAACAAGAAATTCGGCGTCGAGGTCATGAAGCCCTACAGCACGGCGATGGGCGAGCCGGTACGCCTGCTGGTCATGACCGAGAAGATGTACAACGAGAAAAAGGACGTCGCCCAGCGCCTGCTCAAATGCTTCGTCGAAACCACCGCCCTGTTCAACAAGGACACCGCACTGGCCGACAAGTACGTGCGCGAATCGATGTTCAAGGGTCAGATCACCGCGCAGGATTTCAAGGACGCGATGGACAACGCCGACTACACCTACGACGTGACGCTCGAGCACATCGACATCACCACCGACTTCATGCAGAAATACGGCGTCGGCCGCATGGCCAAGCCGCCGAAGGCCGCCGAGTGGGTCAAGCTCGACCTGCTGCAGAAGGCCAAGGCCGACCTCAAGGTCAAATAA
- a CDS encoding ABC transporter permease, whose translation MLQKLKDFAHGSLVPVLLLILWEAGSRFGLFSEVLLPSPTAVAIKWWAYLLPLQPQEAGQSYLAWLVSGEMLHDAYSSLFRVVAGFLIGAALALPLGLLMGASTRIYALFNPLMQILRPIPPIAYIPLAILWFGLGNPPSFFLIAIGAFFPVLMNTIAGVRQVDGIFLRAARNLGVNQWTMFTRVILPAATPYILAGVRIGIGTAFIVVIVSEMIAVNDGLGFRILEAREFMWSDKIIAGMITIGLLGLAIDTAVSRLNNHLLRWHRGLEH comes from the coding sequence ATGCTGCAGAAACTGAAAGATTTCGCCCACGGCTCGCTGGTGCCGGTGCTGCTCCTCATCCTGTGGGAGGCCGGCTCGCGTTTCGGGCTTTTCTCGGAGGTACTGCTGCCTTCGCCGACCGCCGTCGCCATCAAGTGGTGGGCCTACCTGCTGCCGCTGCAGCCGCAGGAAGCCGGCCAGAGCTACCTCGCCTGGCTGGTTTCCGGCGAGATGCTGCATGACGCCTACTCCAGCCTGTTCCGCGTCGTTGCCGGCTTCCTGATCGGTGCCGCGCTGGCCCTGCCGCTTGGCCTGCTGATGGGCGCCAGCACCCGCATCTACGCTCTGTTCAACCCGCTCATGCAGATCCTCCGGCCGATTCCGCCGATCGCCTACATTCCGCTGGCGATCCTGTGGTTCGGCCTGGGCAATCCGCCCTCCTTCTTCCTGATCGCCATCGGCGCCTTCTTCCCGGTGCTCATGAACACCATCGCCGGCGTTCGGCAGGTCGACGGCATCTTCCTGCGTGCCGCCCGCAACCTCGGCGTCAATCAATGGACGATGTTCACCCGCGTCATCCTGCCCGCCGCCACGCCCTACATCCTGGCCGGCGTGCGCATCGGCATCGGCACCGCCTTCATCGTCGTCATCGTTTCCGAAATGATCGCAGTCAATGACGGCCTCGGCTTCCGCATTCTCGAAGCGCGCGAATTCATGTGGTCGGACAAGATCATCGCCGGCATGATCACCATCGGCCTGCTCGGGCTGGCCATCGACACCGCCGTCAGCCGTCTGAACAACCACCTGCTGCGCTGGCATCGTGGCCTGGAACACTGA